A region from the Anaerolineae bacterium genome encodes:
- the map gene encoding type I methionyl aminopeptidase, which translates to MAWARRVVIKSPEEIAIMRQAGRINVLALEAVRRAIRPGVTTAELDAIAEEVIRSHGGVPAFKGYPGPYPYPATITASINEELVHGIPSPKRVLREGDIVSIDCGTIYKGFVADSAFTVGVGEISPEAQRLLEVTEQALYAGIAQMRPGKRVGDVSAAIQHYVESRGYHVTREYTGHGVGREMHEGPMVPNYGTPGRGLVLRPGMTIALEPMVLVGTPKTRVLEDQWTVASADGSLTAHFEHSVAVTEGEPLILTAL; encoded by the coding sequence ATGGCCTGGGCCCGCCGGGTGGTCATCAAATCCCCGGAGGAAATCGCCATCATGCGCCAGGCCGGGCGGATCAACGTCCTGGCTTTGGAGGCGGTGCGGCGAGCCATCCGACCGGGGGTCACCACGGCCGAGTTGGATGCCATCGCTGAGGAGGTCATTCGCTCCCACGGTGGCGTGCCGGCCTTCAAAGGCTATCCGGGGCCGTATCCCTACCCCGCCACCATCACCGCCAGCATCAACGAGGAGTTGGTGCACGGCATTCCCAGCCCAAAGCGGGTGTTGCGGGAGGGCGATATCGTCTCCATCGATTGCGGTACGATTTACAAAGGGTTTGTTGCGGATTCGGCGTTCACCGTGGGCGTGGGAGAAATCTCTCCTGAGGCGCAACGGTTGCTGGAGGTCACCGAGCAGGCGCTGTACGCCGGCATCGCTCAAATGCGGCCTGGCAAGCGAGTCGGGGATGTCTCCGCGGCAATCCAGCACTATGTGGAATCGCGGGGTTACCATGTGACGCGGGAATACACCGGTCACGGGGTGGGCCGCGAGATGCACGAAGGGCCGATGGTGCCCAATTACGGGACTCCCGGACGCGGTCTGGTGCTGCGCCCGGGGATGACCATCGCCCTGGAGCCCATGGTGCTGGTTGGCACCCCGAAAACCCGTGTGCTGGAGGATCAGTGGACCGTGGCCTCGGCCGACGGTTCGCTGACGGCCCATTTTGAGCACTCGGTGGCCGTCACGGAGGGCGAGCCCCTCATCTTGACCGCCTTGTGA
- the rpsM gene encoding 30S ribosomal protein S13, whose translation MARIEGVDLPRNKRIEIALTYIYGIGRSRAKEILAATQVSPDTRVKDLTDEEITRLREFISRSYKVEGDLRREVQMNIKRLIEIGCYRGLRHRRGLPVRGQRTRTNARTRKGPKKTVAGRGRRRGAKK comes from the coding sequence ATGGCGCGTATTGAGGGTGTAGATCTTCCACGGAATAAGCGCATTGAAATCGCCCTGACCTACATTTACGGCATTGGGCGATCGCGGGCGAAGGAGATTCTGGCGGCGACGCAGGTGAGTCCGGACACGCGGGTCAAGGACCTGACCGACGAGGAAATCACCCGCCTGCGGGAGTTCATCAGCCGGAGCTACAAGGTCGAGGGTGATCTGCGCCGCGAGGTGCAGATGAACATCAAGCGCTTGATCGAGATTGGCTGTTACCGCGGCTTGCGGCACCGCCGAGGTTTGCCGGTGCGGGGGCAGCGCACCCGCACCAACGCGCGCACCCGCAAGGGCCCCAAGAAGACGGTGGCCGGGCGCGGGCGGCGGCGCGGTGCCAAGAAATAG
- the truA gene encoding tRNA pseudouridine(38-40) synthase TruA: MAHYQAILAYDGTAFLGWQRQAQGRTVQGEVEAALQRLGWQERTLRYAGRTDTGVHALGQVIAFALDWPHGTAALQRALNAHLPADVVVRRVALVEEGFHPRYAALARRYWYYLYQAPQRDPFQARYAWRVWPPLEGERLQEAAAALAGRRDFAALGTPPNPRGTTVRTVFKASWYPRADGWVFDVVADAFLYRMVRRMVALQVAVAQGRMSLARWQRLLREPPPNLVQGLAPPQGLFLAQVCYRPEERTACESSKPPEFPGLGTVLRSVELESL; encoded by the coding sequence ATGGCACATTACCAGGCAATCCTCGCATACGATGGCACGGCCTTCCTGGGCTGGCAGCGCCAGGCGCAGGGGCGGACGGTGCAGGGCGAAGTCGAAGCCGCCTTGCAACGGTTGGGCTGGCAGGAGCGCACCCTGCGCTACGCCGGACGCACCGATACGGGGGTCCACGCCCTGGGCCAGGTGATCGCCTTTGCGCTGGACTGGCCTCACGGCACGGCGGCCCTGCAACGGGCCCTCAACGCCCACCTGCCGGCCGATGTGGTGGTGCGGCGGGTGGCGCTTGTGGAAGAGGGCTTTCACCCCCGCTACGCTGCCCTGGCCCGCCGCTACTGGTACTACCTATACCAGGCCCCCCAGCGGGATCCCTTTCAGGCGCGTTACGCCTGGCGGGTATGGCCCCCGCTGGAAGGGGAGCGACTGCAGGAGGCCGCGGCCGCCCTGGCGGGACGGCGGGATTTTGCCGCCTTGGGCACGCCGCCCAACCCCCGCGGCACCACGGTGCGCACGGTGTTCAAAGCGTCCTGGTATCCGCGGGCCGACGGGTGGGTGTTCGATGTGGTGGCCGACGCCTTCCTTTACCGCATGGTGCGGCGGATGGTGGCCCTGCAAGTGGCGGTGGCTCAGGGCCGGATGAGCCTGGCCCGGTGGCAGCGTCTGCTTCGGGAGCCTCCCCCGAACCTCGTTCAAGGGTTGGCCCCGCCCCAGGGGTTGTTTCTGGCCCAGGTGTGCTATCGCCCCGAGGAACGAACAGCCTGTGAGAGCAGCAAGCCCCCGGAGTTTCCGGGATTGGGAACGGTTTTGCGTTCGGTTGAACTGGAATCCCTTTGA
- the rpsK gene encoding 30S ribosomal protein S11 gives MAKARSRRRSAGRKVKRHLPVGHVHIHASFNNTIVTVTDPQGNTVTWASSGTAGFKGSRKSTPFAARMATEQAIKAAMDMGMREAHVFVRGPGPGREAALRAIQAMGIKLLSISDVTPIPHNGCRPPKKRRV, from the coding sequence ATGGCTAAGGCGAGATCGCGACGACGCAGCGCTGGCCGCAAGGTCAAGCGCCATCTTCCGGTGGGGCATGTCCATATCCATGCCTCGTTCAATAACACCATTGTGACGGTGACCGACCCCCAGGGCAATACGGTGACCTGGGCGAGTTCGGGTACGGCAGGGTTCAAGGGTTCCCGCAAGAGCACGCCTTTCGCGGCACGGATGGCCACCGAGCAGGCCATCAAGGCGGCCATGGATATGGGAATGCGGGAAGCGCATGTATTCGTCAGGGGGCCTGGCCCCGGTCGAGAGGCGGCCCTGCGGGCCATTCAGGCCATGGGCATCAAGTTGCTCTCGATTTCCGATGTGACGCCTATCCCGCACAACGGCTGTCGGCCTCCGAAGAAGCGTCGCGTATAA
- the rpsD gene encoding 30S ribosomal protein S4, which produces MAKYIGPVCKLCRREGEKLFLKGERCFTPKCPMERKPYPPGEHGRSARFRRGRESDYAKQLRAKQRARRIYGVMERQFRRYYEMALKKRGLTGLHLLQLLESRLDNVVYRLGFASSRREARMLVTHGHFTVNGRRTDVPSMLLRPGDVVAVREGSRKRKYFKELRDYVEKRSVPAWLERDLENLSGKVLRLPERGEIDTNINEQLIVEFYSR; this is translated from the coding sequence ATGGCGAAGTATATTGGCCCTGTGTGCAAACTTTGCCGCCGTGAAGGCGAAAAGTTGTTCTTGAAAGGGGAGCGTTGCTTTACCCCCAAGTGCCCCATGGAGCGCAAGCCCTACCCGCCCGGTGAACACGGGCGTTCGGCCCGCTTCCGCCGGGGGCGGGAATCGGACTACGCCAAGCAGTTGCGGGCAAAGCAGCGGGCGCGCCGCATTTACGGCGTGATGGAGCGGCAGTTCCGCCGCTACTATGAGATGGCCTTGAAGAAGCGCGGTCTGACCGGCCTGCACCTGCTGCAGTTGCTGGAGTCGCGCCTGGACAATGTGGTCTATCGCCTGGGCTTTGCCAGCAGTCGGCGCGAGGCGCGCATGCTGGTGACCCATGGTCACTTCACGGTGAACGGGCGGCGTACCGATGTGCCTTCCATGCTCCTGCGCCCCGGTGATGTGGTGGCCGTGCGGGAAGGTTCGCGCAAACGTAAGTACTTCAAGGAACTACGCGATTACGTCGAAAAGCGCAGCGTGCCGGCTTGGCTGGAGCGTGATCTGGAGAATCTCTCGGGTAAGGTGTTGCGCCTGCCCGAACGCGGCGAGATCGATACCAACATCAACGAACAACTCATCGTGGAGTTTTACTCGCGCTAA
- the rplQ gene encoding 50S ribosomal protein L17, with protein sequence MRHKVAGKKLSRSKDARKALRRNLVRALFDHERIRTTKAKAKVARREAERLITIAKRGNEAGGAKMVHARRIVAARLGGAPEIVKKLFDDIAPRYAERPGGYTRIIRLGPRASDSADMVLLELVEE encoded by the coding sequence ATGCGACACAAAGTAGCCGGAAAGAAACTCAGCCGGAGCAAGGATGCTCGCAAGGCGTTGCGGCGCAACCTGGTACGCGCGCTGTTTGATCATGAGCGCATTCGTACCACCAAGGCCAAGGCCAAGGTGGCCCGCCGTGAGGCCGAGCGGTTGATTACCATTGCCAAGCGGGGCAATGAGGCCGGCGGTGCAAAGATGGTGCATGCCCGCCGCATCGTGGCGGCCCGCCTGGGCGGCGCACCGGAGATCGTCAAGAAGTTGTTCGACGATATTGCGCCGCGCTACGCCGAGCGCCCCGGCGGCTACACGCGGATCATCCGCCTGGGCCCCCGGGCCAGCGACTCGGCCGATATGGTTTTGTTGGAACTGGTGGAAGAGTAA
- the rpsI gene encoding 30S ribosomal protein S9, protein MAVRYYEGVGRRKEATARVRIMSGSGKFVVNGKPLEEYFPRFGDVDYILAPFQVLGEARAKYDVSVVVRGGGVTGQAGAVRLGLARAFAKLNEEYIPTLKKHGLLTRDPREKERKKPGLKRARKAPTYTKR, encoded by the coding sequence ATGGCTGTGCGTTATTACGAAGGCGTTGGACGCCGCAAGGAGGCGACGGCGCGTGTGCGCATCATGAGCGGTAGCGGCAAGTTTGTGGTCAACGGCAAGCCGCTGGAGGAGTACTTCCCCCGCTTTGGTGATGTGGACTACATCCTGGCGCCCTTCCAGGTGTTGGGCGAGGCTCGCGCCAAGTACGATGTGAGCGTGGTGGTGCGGGGCGGCGGTGTGACCGGTCAGGCCGGTGCGGTGCGCCTGGGGTTGGCCCGCGCTTTTGCCAAACTGAACGAAGAGTACATCCCCACGCTGAAGAAGCACGGGCTGCTCACCCGCGACCCCCGCGAGAAAGAGCGCAAGAAGCCCGGCCTCAAGCGGGCCCGCAAGGCGCCCACCTACACCAAGCGCTAA
- the rpmJ gene encoding 50S ribosomal protein L36 produces MKVSASVKKRCAKCKIVRRRGRVYVICENPKHKQRQG; encoded by the coding sequence ATGAAAGTATCGGCTTCGGTGAAGAAGCGCTGTGCCAAGTGCAAAATCGTCCGCCGGCGCGGACGGGTGTATGTCATTTGTGAAAATCCCAAGCACAAGCAGCGACAGGGGTAG
- a CDS encoding DNA-directed RNA polymerase subunit alpha, with amino-acid sequence MVTPRIERDAEALNYARFIISPLERGYGVTLGNALRRVLLSSLEGAAVTSVRISDVMHEFSPVPGVREDVLQIMLQLKQLRMKLHDVDTAYLYLEVRGEGVVTAADIVAPPEVEIVNPELYLFTVDDPNVAVELEMRVERGRGYSPATERSQQLPIGQLAVDAIFSPVRRVNFEVSAARVGQSTNYDRLTLEIWTDGTLRPQEALSQAAQILVAHFGYIAGIKEETLTAAPAPDGHPHRLTSEMMETPIEELDLSVRVFNSLKRAGIATVGDVLELLSKGEAAAKSIRNFGEKSLEELKQKMREKGYLADEETES; translated from the coding sequence ATGGTGACACCGCGAATCGAGCGCGATGCCGAAGCGCTCAATTACGCGCGCTTCATCATCAGCCCCCTGGAACGGGGTTATGGGGTGACGCTGGGCAACGCGCTGCGCCGGGTTTTGCTCTCGTCCCTGGAGGGCGCGGCGGTGACCTCGGTGCGCATTTCGGATGTGATGCACGAGTTTAGCCCGGTGCCCGGCGTGCGGGAAGATGTGTTGCAGATTATGCTGCAACTCAAGCAGTTGCGGATGAAACTCCACGATGTGGATACCGCCTACCTCTACCTGGAGGTGCGGGGCGAGGGGGTGGTGACCGCGGCGGATATCGTCGCGCCGCCGGAGGTGGAGATCGTCAACCCGGAACTCTACCTGTTCACGGTGGATGATCCCAACGTGGCCGTGGAGCTGGAAATGCGCGTGGAGCGGGGGCGGGGCTATTCCCCGGCCACCGAGCGCAGCCAGCAGTTGCCCATCGGGCAGTTGGCCGTGGATGCCATCTTTTCGCCCGTGCGTCGGGTGAACTTTGAGGTGAGTGCGGCCCGTGTGGGGCAGAGCACGAACTACGATCGGCTGACGCTGGAGATCTGGACCGACGGCACCCTGCGTCCCCAAGAAGCCCTCAGCCAGGCAGCTCAGATTCTGGTCGCTCACTTCGGCTACATCGCGGGCATCAAAGAGGAAACCCTGACGGCTGCCCCGGCCCCTGACGGGCATCCGCATCGCCTGACCAGCGAGATGATGGAGACTCCCATCGAGGAACTGGACCTTTCGGTGCGGGTCTTCAACTCTCTGAAACGGGCGGGCATCGCCACCGTGGGCGATGTGTTGGAGTTGTTGAGCAAAGGCGAGGCGGCGGCCAAGTCTATCCGCAACTTTGGCGAAAAGAGCCTGGAAGAACTCAAGCAGAAGATGCGCGAGAAAGGGTATCTGGCCGACGAAGAGACGGAATCTTAG
- the rplM gene encoding 50S ribosomal protein L13 produces MQKTYYPKPDEITREWVLIDANDQNLGRLATRIAAILLGKHKPNYTPGVDNGDYVVVVNAERIRVTGKKLDQKMYYRHSGYPGGLREIPLREQLKRHPERVIRAAVWGMLPKNRYGRRLLKKLKVYAGPDHPHEAQHPRRLEL; encoded by the coding sequence GTGCAGAAGACATACTATCCGAAACCCGATGAGATCACCCGCGAGTGGGTGCTGATTGACGCCAACGATCAGAACTTAGGGCGTCTGGCCACCCGCATTGCGGCCATTCTGTTGGGCAAACACAAGCCCAACTACACCCCTGGCGTGGACAACGGCGACTATGTGGTCGTGGTCAACGCCGAGCGCATCCGGGTGACTGGGAAGAAGTTGGATCAGAAAATGTACTACCGGCACTCGGGGTACCCCGGCGGCCTGCGGGAGATCCCGTTGCGTGAGCAGTTGAAGCGGCACCCTGAGCGGGTCATTCGGGCCGCCGTGTGGGGGATGTTGCCCAAGAACCGCTACGGCCGGCGGTTGCTCAAGAAACTCAAGGTGTATGCCGGTCCGGATCATCCCCATGAGGCGCAGCATCCCCGCCGGTTGGAACTGTAG